From Salinirubrum litoreum, one genomic window encodes:
- a CDS encoding PQQ-binding-like beta-propeller repeat protein has product MDGNVSRRAVLGSVAVGAVGLAGCTQNEVTGSFDHDWPMFQYDQVRTGTNTAVTGPTETPSELWRTDMGAVWGSPVVSDGLLCVPSYDGELHALDAATGDRIWRYATDDVIDGTPAIADGRVYFGGFDRNIHAVDIETGTREWMHETGGYVRSSPTLVDGTLYIGGNCRILECGGSRDLPEQRHGDVFALDPATGDVKWHYKPEKGVISSPAIDGETMYVASSDGVVHALDTTTGEPRWSYEALRLVVSTPAVVDGTVYIGDWGGQVYALDAETGEEQWVFSSNAQYISGSPAVHDGTVYVGLAAVPKESPEGADRPYEILAELVGLSAETGEREWTFRTDATEIGSSPAVTSDALYVGSHSLREEMSGFLYAVSPSTGEELWRHEVPGVGVGSSPAVVDDLVLFGDASGGVVALR; this is encoded by the coding sequence ATGGACGGAAACGTGAGCCGCCGAGCAGTGCTCGGGTCGGTGGCAGTCGGTGCGGTCGGCCTGGCCGGGTGTACGCAGAACGAGGTTACTGGATCGTTCGACCACGACTGGCCGATGTTCCAGTACGATCAGGTTCGTACCGGGACCAACACCGCGGTCACCGGGCCGACCGAGACCCCGAGCGAACTGTGGCGAACCGACATGGGTGCGGTCTGGGGGAGTCCGGTCGTCTCCGACGGCCTCCTCTGTGTCCCGAGTTACGACGGCGAGTTACACGCGCTCGACGCGGCGACAGGCGACCGAATCTGGCGCTACGCCACCGACGACGTCATCGACGGGACACCCGCCATCGCGGACGGTCGCGTCTACTTCGGCGGGTTCGACCGGAACATCCACGCCGTCGACATCGAGACGGGTACCCGAGAGTGGATGCACGAGACCGGTGGCTACGTTCGGAGTAGCCCGACGCTCGTCGACGGGACACTCTACATCGGTGGGAACTGTCGGATTCTCGAGTGTGGTGGCTCCCGTGACCTCCCCGAACAGCGTCACGGCGACGTCTTCGCACTCGACCCGGCGACGGGAGACGTCAAGTGGCACTACAAACCCGAGAAGGGTGTCATCAGTAGCCCCGCCATCGACGGGGAGACGATGTACGTCGCCAGCAGTGACGGCGTCGTCCACGCCCTCGACACTACGACGGGAGAGCCACGGTGGAGTTACGAGGCGCTCAGACTCGTCGTCAGCACCCCCGCCGTCGTCGACGGAACGGTCTACATCGGCGACTGGGGTGGACAGGTGTACGCACTCGACGCGGAAACCGGTGAGGAGCAGTGGGTCTTCTCGTCGAACGCACAGTACATCTCCGGATCGCCGGCCGTCCACGATGGAACCGTCTACGTCGGACTGGCGGCGGTTCCGAAGGAGAGCCCCGAGGGGGCAGACCGGCCGTACGAGATACTGGCCGAGTTGGTCGGCCTGTCCGCAGAGACCGGAGAACGCGAGTGGACCTTCCGGACGGACGCCACCGAGATCGGGAGCAGTCCGGCGGTGACCAGTGACGCACTCTACGTCGGGTCGCACTCGCTTCGCGAGGAGATGTCCGGCTTCCTCTACGCCGTCTCCCCGTCGACCGGCGAAGAACTCTGGCGACACGAGGTGCCGGGCGTCGGCGTGGGGAGTAGTCCGGCGGTGGTGGACGACCTCGTCCTCTTCGGTGACGCGTCCGGCGGTGTGGTCGCACTTCGATAG
- a CDS encoding S9 family peptidase: MLVEASDYHDIVTASSPSLSPDGEAVAFVRRTPESDDTYAETVYVASTDGESVRRYTLPTHVDGEPRWSPSGESLAFVSDRSEGRELWVMPTDGGEARQVTDVVGAVSNVRWSPDGTRLAFVQATTEAERAEGHDCAQDPEYEREMQDPLVTRRFVYREQGEYRQGQRRHVYVVDVDDDSVTRVTDGDYDFEHPSWGDETTLYYTVKRTGDPDDTLTHDIVRNDRSDGTDETVCRTTGWLPTYDVDDRGRIAYRHSRDEAPGPSMYATNLKVYDPATGETTTPTRTFDRRLYRDCPPQWGPDGSVYFLYPDRGEVRLARVDPDETSPETVLATGGHVQEVDVTPQGIAFTQSDWDYPSDVFVADFDGSARRVTALNEAYLTERSIAEPEEHWFESDDGTRIQGWLLSPPPEAQTDPEESPPLIVEIHGGPSIMWSTSGTMWHEFQLLAAAGYTVFWCNPRGSTGYGEEHSLAIAEDWGEVDFADILSGVESVSARDDVGDRQFVTGGSYGGFMTAWAITHTDRFDAAVAQRGVYDQMAQFGGTDTYHSPERQLGLPWEDPETYWDASPTAHVDGATTPTLLIHSERDFRVPIHNAEAFYRHLKKVGVDVEFVRYPREGHELSRSGEPRHVVDRLDRIREWFDSHAE, from the coding sequence ATGCTCGTCGAAGCTAGTGATTACCACGACATCGTTACCGCGAGTTCACCGTCACTCTCGCCGGACGGCGAGGCCGTCGCGTTCGTCCGCCGGACGCCCGAAAGTGACGACACCTACGCCGAGACCGTCTACGTCGCCTCGACAGACGGTGAGTCCGTGCGGCGATACACACTGCCGACTCACGTGGACGGTGAGCCACGCTGGAGTCCGTCCGGCGAGTCGCTCGCGTTCGTGAGTGACCGCTCGGAGGGGAGAGAGCTCTGGGTCATGCCCACCGACGGCGGCGAGGCCAGACAGGTGACGGACGTGGTCGGTGCGGTCTCGAACGTCCGCTGGAGTCCGGACGGCACGCGCCTCGCGTTCGTCCAGGCGACCACCGAGGCAGAACGGGCCGAGGGGCACGACTGCGCGCAGGACCCGGAGTACGAGCGAGAGATGCAGGACCCCCTCGTGACGAGGCGATTCGTCTACCGCGAGCAGGGCGAGTACCGGCAGGGCCAGCGTCGGCACGTGTACGTCGTCGACGTCGACGACGACTCGGTGACACGGGTCACGGACGGGGACTACGACTTCGAGCACCCGTCGTGGGGTGACGAGACGACACTCTACTACACCGTCAAGCGGACGGGCGACCCCGACGACACCTTGACACACGACATCGTCCGAAACGACCGCTCCGACGGAACCGACGAGACCGTCTGTCGAACGACCGGTTGGCTCCCCACGTACGACGTCGACGACCGCGGCCGCATCGCGTATCGCCACAGCCGCGACGAAGCACCCGGTCCGTCGATGTACGCGACGAATCTGAAGGTGTACGATCCGGCCACCGGTGAGACGACGACCCCGACCCGGACGTTCGATCGACGGCTCTACCGTGACTGTCCCCCACAGTGGGGCCCCGACGGGTCTGTCTACTTCCTGTATCCGGACCGTGGGGAGGTGAGACTCGCTCGCGTCGACCCGGACGAGACGAGCCCCGAGACGGTGCTCGCGACCGGGGGACACGTTCAGGAAGTCGACGTCACACCGCAGGGTATCGCGTTCACGCAGAGCGACTGGGACTACCCGAGCGACGTGTTCGTCGCCGACTTCGACGGGTCGGCCCGTCGGGTGACAGCGCTGAACGAGGCGTACCTGACGGAGCGGTCGATCGCCGAACCGGAAGAACACTGGTTCGAGTCGGACGACGGCACCCGGATCCAGGGGTGGCTCCTCTCGCCACCGCCGGAGGCGCAGACCGACCCGGAGGAGTCACCGCCACTGATCGTCGAGATCCACGGTGGCCCGTCGATCATGTGGTCGACCAGCGGGACCATGTGGCACGAGTTCCAGTTACTCGCCGCGGCGGGGTACACCGTCTTCTGGTGTAATCCCCGCGGGTCGACCGGTTACGGCGAGGAACACAGTCTGGCCATCGCCGAGGACTGGGGTGAGGTCGACTTCGCGGACATCCTGTCGGGCGTCGAGTCCGTCTCCGCGCGGGACGACGTCGGTGATCGACAGTTCGTCACCGGTGGGTCCTACGGCGGGTTCATGACCGCGTGGGCGATCACCCACACCGACCGGTTCGACGCCGCCGTCGCACAGCGCGGCGTCTACGACCAGATGGCACAGTTCGGCGGCACCGACACGTACCACTCGCCGGAACGACAACTCGGATTGCCGTGGGAGGACCCCGAGACGTACTGGGACGCCTCCCCGACGGCCCATGTCGACGGGGCGACGACACCGACCCTCCTCATCCACAGCGAGCGAGACTTCCGGGTCCCGATACACAACGCAGAGGCGTTCTACCGTCACCTGAAGAAGGTCGGTGTCGACGTCGAGTTCGTCCGCTACCCGCGTGAGGGGCACGAACTCTCCCGATCGGGCGAACCGCGACACGTCGTCGACAGACTCGACCGGATCCGCGAGTGGTTCGACTCGCACGCCGAGTAA
- a CDS encoding ABC transporter substrate-binding protein, with amino-acid sequence MSRRRLLYGTGALGTAGLLAGCTGGDSPDGEQTDGANQAGDSTESDDTDETTAAQSGGELVIGQTKGPIEFDPMVVNDIPSIQVLRRVFSPLYTFGEGFDPVPHIAADAPEVSREGSRYVVPLKSGPTFHNGDPVTAADVKYSFEVPVTEETPNAGQVNMIDAVSIVDDQTVQFDLKYPYAAFQTALVWEIVPKAAREADKQAFNTDEPIGSGPFRFESWTQGDYVELTRWDDYWGTTADVETVRFTPITEPTTRVTVLRTGDVDMFQGVPPKTWTTVENIENTEIQSQLGVNYYYVGFNCKAGAAADALVREGVDYTVDLDRAVENFIEPAGERMYSPVPQTLAEQWEFPLDEWQSMATGKDIDEAKRLFDESDAFTEDDELTIIVPPDDKRESIGISIANGVNETGYNASVQRLDWGAYLDNYISGDPDAYNVFVLGSGGGADPDDILYYLFTHEMIGVSNGTFYRNETMDDALMTARQITDRERRRELYITAIEEILSNRVHLPVYGLRETWAVSDYVENYSVHPYGQWNPRLVAPYGTVGVDN; translated from the coding sequence GTGAGTCGAAGACGTCTCCTGTACGGGACAGGTGCCCTCGGAACGGCAGGACTCCTCGCGGGATGTACCGGCGGGGACTCACCCGACGGCGAACAGACCGATGGAGCGAATCAGGCCGGAGACTCGACGGAGAGCGACGACACCGACGAGACGACCGCAGCCCAGTCCGGCGGCGAACTCGTGATCGGCCAGACGAAGGGGCCGATCGAGTTCGACCCGATGGTCGTGAACGACATCCCGTCGATCCAGGTGCTCCGCCGGGTCTTCAGTCCCCTGTACACGTTCGGCGAGGGGTTCGATCCGGTACCGCACATCGCCGCCGACGCTCCCGAGGTGAGTCGAGAGGGGAGCCGTTACGTCGTCCCGTTGAAGTCCGGACCGACGTTCCACAACGGCGACCCGGTGACGGCAGCGGACGTGAAGTACAGCTTCGAGGTCCCCGTCACCGAGGAGACACCGAACGCGGGACAGGTCAACATGATCGACGCCGTGTCGATCGTCGACGACCAGACGGTCCAGTTCGACCTGAAGTACCCGTACGCAGCGTTCCAGACGGCCCTGGTCTGGGAAATCGTCCCGAAGGCCGCCCGCGAGGCTGACAAACAGGCGTTCAACACCGACGAACCGATCGGCTCCGGACCCTTCCGGTTCGAGAGTTGGACGCAGGGCGACTACGTCGAACTCACGCGGTGGGACGACTACTGGGGGACGACAGCCGACGTCGAGACCGTCCGGTTCACCCCGATCACCGAACCGACGACCCGGGTGACCGTCCTCCGGACCGGCGACGTGGACATGTTCCAGGGCGTGCCGCCCAAGACGTGGACGACCGTCGAGAACATCGAGAACACCGAGATCCAGTCCCAACTGGGTGTGAACTACTACTACGTCGGCTTCAACTGCAAGGCGGGCGCGGCCGCCGATGCACTCGTTCGCGAGGGCGTCGACTACACGGTCGATCTCGATCGTGCCGTCGAGAACTTCATCGAACCGGCCGGCGAGCGCATGTACAGTCCCGTTCCACAGACGCTCGCAGAGCAGTGGGAGTTCCCGCTCGACGAGTGGCAGTCGATGGCGACGGGGAAGGACATCGACGAGGCGAAACGGCTGTTCGACGAGAGCGACGCCTTCACCGAGGACGACGAACTCACGATCATCGTCCCGCCGGACGACAAACGCGAGAGCATCGGGATCTCCATCGCAAACGGCGTCAACGAGACCGGCTACAACGCGAGCGTCCAGCGACTCGACTGGGGGGCGTACCTCGACAACTACATCTCCGGCGACCCGGACGCCTACAACGTGTTCGTCCTCGGATCGGGAGGCGGTGCCGACCCCGACGACATCCTCTACTACCTGTTCACCCACGAGATGATCGGCGTCTCGAACGGGACGTTCTACCGGAACGAGACGATGGACGACGCGCTGATGACCGCCCGGCAGATCACCGACCGCGAGCGCCGCCGGGAACTGTACATCACGGCGATCGAGGAGATTCTCTCCAATCGCGTCCACCTGCCGGTCTACGGACTCCGCGAGACGTGGGCCGTCTCCGACTACGTCGAGAACTACAGTGTCCACCCGTACGGCCAGTGGAACCCGCGACTGGTCGCACCGTACGGGACGGTCGGCGTCGACAACTAG
- a CDS encoding carboxypeptidase M32, protein MTGPETTPFERLLDRWERIAALEDARLLLNWDQQVTMPPGGGPARAQQFAAIESAKQSLKAGSTTAELLGAVDTDSLDDAQRAVLREIRREYERDAQVPDALVRELSETKSDAYSAWIEAKEADSFETFAPALRDHVRLQRDRAECIDPTADPYTVLLADGAPYIDAERIDAIFDRLLDELVPLIESIRNADRDLPADTFALDVDESTQMELCEAVLDHLGYDWERGRLDTAPHPFDGLTQYDARITTRFDTDDPTAGLLSAIHEFGHATYNLGLPDDQYGSPLGRARGHAVHESQSRFWENHVARTDAFWEQMLPLLREHVPALEDVSSREASEAVNRVETANPIRVSADELSYHLHIVVRHRTERRLLAGDLRVSEVPAFWNDTFESLLGVRPATDADGCLQDVHWTTSFGMFPNYTLGSVLAAQLAAAMERDLGPIDRLVREGAYDRIHEWLTDRVHRHGQRYETDELIERATGEPLTADYFVEYAREKYADLYRL, encoded by the coding sequence ATGACCGGCCCGGAGACGACACCGTTCGAGCGACTCCTCGACCGTTGGGAGCGTATCGCCGCTCTGGAAGACGCCCGACTCCTGTTGAACTGGGATCAGCAGGTGACGATGCCACCGGGGGGTGGCCCCGCACGGGCCCAGCAGTTCGCGGCGATCGAGTCGGCCAAACAGTCGCTCAAAGCTGGCTCGACGACGGCGGAGTTGCTGGGGGCCGTCGACACCGACTCGCTCGACGACGCCCAACGGGCGGTTCTCCGTGAGATCCGACGCGAGTACGAGCGTGACGCGCAGGTCCCCGACGCCCTCGTCAGAGAACTCTCGGAGACCAAGTCCGACGCGTACAGCGCCTGGATCGAGGCGAAGGAGGCCGACTCGTTCGAGACGTTCGCGCCCGCGTTGAGAGACCACGTCCGTCTCCAGCGTGACCGCGCGGAGTGCATCGATCCCACGGCCGATCCGTACACGGTACTGCTCGCCGACGGTGCGCCGTACATCGACGCCGAGCGTATCGACGCCATCTTCGACCGACTGCTCGACGAACTCGTCCCACTCATCGAGTCGATCCGGAACGCGGACCGGGACCTGCCGGCCGACACCTTCGCCCTCGACGTCGACGAGTCCACGCAGATGGAACTGTGTGAGGCGGTGCTCGACCACCTGGGGTACGACTGGGAGCGCGGCCGACTGGACACGGCCCCACACCCTTTCGACGGCCTGACACAGTACGACGCCCGGATCACGACGCGGTTCGACACCGACGACCCGACGGCCGGGTTGTTGTCTGCGATCCACGAGTTCGGCCACGCCACGTACAACCTCGGACTGCCAGACGACCAGTACGGCAGTCCGCTCGGCCGAGCACGCGGACACGCGGTCCACGAGTCGCAGTCCCGGTTCTGGGAGAACCACGTCGCACGCACGGACGCGTTCTGGGAACAGATGCTACCGCTACTCCGGGAACACGTCCCGGCACTCGAGGACGTCTCCTCCCGGGAGGCGTCCGAAGCCGTCAACCGGGTCGAGACGGCGAACCCGATACGGGTCAGCGCCGACGAACTCAGCTATCACCTCCACATCGTGGTCCGACACCGGACGGAACGACGACTCCTCGCGGGCGACCTCCGTGTCTCCGAGGTGCCGGCGTTCTGGAACGACACCTTCGAGTCGTTGCTCGGGGTCCGCCCGGCCACCGACGCCGACGGCTGTCTCCAGGACGTCCACTGGACGACGTCGTTCGGCATGTTCCCGAACTACACGCTCGGGAGCGTCCTCGCCGCACAGTTGGCTGCGGCGATGGAACGGGACCTCGGACCGATCGACCGACTCGTTCGCGAGGGCGCGTACGACCGGATCCACGAGTGGCTCACCGACCGCGTCCACCGCCACGGCCAGCGCTACGAGACGGACGAGTTGATCGAGCGGGCGACCGGCGAACCGCTGACGGCGGACTACTTCGTTGAGTACGCCCGCGAGAAGTACGCCGACCTCTATCGCCTCTAA
- a CDS encoding pyridoxal phosphate-dependent aminotransferase: MAEVLYSKHMFAHRMEHIPFSGIRDVFEECNRLESEGRDIAHLEIGRPDFDTPEPIKQAAIEALSAGEVHYTSNWGIDPLREEIQQKFERENGLEYSADDEIVVTTGATEAVLITILALVDVGDEVLIPDICWTYEPAIRMAGATPVRYRLDPERGFQPDGDSLSEAVSDDTALLVVNSPHNPTGSVLTPESIATIADVAVEEDLYVLSDEIYEKITYDEPHHSLAAVDGLYDRTVTVNGFSKAYSMTGWRLGYLAAPRELVDPIIRVRQYTTTCAPSFVQHGGVRALNDASLWRPLVDAFAARRDRVVDRIAAIPELSVPEPAGAFYAMPTIPDEFEDAETFTTRLLREAGVATVPGTVFGPGSERRFRIAYSNSTDRIDTAFDRIEAWLHD, translated from the coding sequence GTGGCCGAAGTGCTCTACTCGAAGCACATGTTCGCACACCGGATGGAGCACATCCCGTTTTCGGGTATCAGAGACGTCTTCGAGGAGTGTAACCGACTGGAGAGTGAGGGGCGTGACATCGCCCACCTGGAGATCGGCCGCCCGGACTTCGACACCCCGGAACCGATCAAGCAGGCCGCGATCGAGGCGCTCTCGGCGGGTGAAGTCCACTACACGTCGAACTGGGGGATCGACCCGCTCCGCGAGGAGATCCAGCAGAAGTTCGAGCGCGAGAACGGACTCGAGTACAGTGCCGACGACGAGATCGTGGTGACGACGGGCGCGACGGAGGCGGTCCTGATCACCATCCTGGCGCTGGTGGACGTCGGGGACGAGGTGTTGATCCCCGACATCTGCTGGACCTACGAGCCCGCGATCCGGATGGCTGGTGCCACCCCGGTCAGATACCGTCTCGACCCCGAACGGGGGTTCCAACCGGACGGCGACTCGCTCTCGGAGGCCGTCTCCGACGACACCGCACTCCTCGTGGTGAACTCGCCGCACAACCCGACCGGCAGCGTGCTCACGCCGGAGAGTATCGCGACCATCGCCGACGTCGCCGTCGAGGAGGACCTCTACGTGCTCTCCGACGAGATCTACGAGAAGATCACCTACGACGAGCCCCACCACAGCCTCGCGGCCGTCGACGGCCTGTACGATCGGACTGTGACGGTGAACGGCTTCTCGAAGGCCTACTCGATGACCGGCTGGCGGCTCGGCTATCTGGCCGCACCGAGAGAACTGGTGGACCCGATCATCCGGGTGCGACAGTACACCACCACCTGTGCGCCCTCGTTCGTCCAGCACGGCGGCGTCAGAGCACTGAACGACGCGTCGCTCTGGCGACCGCTCGTCGACGCGTTCGCCGCGAGGCGCGACCGGGTCGTCGACCGGATCGCCGCGATCCCGGAGTTGTCGGTGCCGGAACCGGCGGGGGCCTTCTACGCGATGCCGACCATCCCGGACGAGTTCGAAGACGCCGAGACGTTCACCACGAGACTCCTCCGCGAGGCGGGGGTCGCGACCGTGCCGGGAACGGTGTTCGGTCCCGGGTCCGAGCGTCGGTTCCGGATCGCCTACTCGAACTCGACCGACCGGATCGACACGGCGTTCGATCGGATCGAGGCGTGGCTCCACGACTGA
- a CDS encoding LLM class flavin-dependent oxidoreductase encodes MRFAVNVPTSGGTSEYSTLPFCSGIDWPTQRAYGLAAESLGFDGLGVPDHLMTGDGATTECLATVTALAAETDEVTLFPKTVNDVLRHGPLLAKQAATIDGISDGRLKLGVGAGWKADEAVAFGYDWPDAPDRLRAMEETIELTRRLWTGEAVDYDGDYYTLDGAVCRPRPVQEQGPPIMIGGGGEEFTLRIAAKHADEWNYWGPTSVMERKLDVLASHCETYGTSFEEIDVSWFARCLVRESDAEVEALLDDAPRFRDPPDDDPMSDYHNLIGTPAQIAADIERFAAIGVDEVDLEFVDFPDTRGMELFADEVLPALG; translated from the coding sequence ATGCGGTTCGCAGTGAACGTCCCCACGAGCGGTGGGACGTCGGAGTACTCGACGTTGCCGTTCTGTTCGGGGATCGACTGGCCGACACAGCGGGCGTACGGCCTCGCCGCCGAGTCGCTCGGGTTCGACGGACTCGGCGTCCCGGATCACCTGATGACGGGGGACGGCGCGACGACGGAGTGTCTCGCGACGGTCACGGCGCTGGCAGCCGAGACCGACGAGGTGACGCTGTTCCCGAAGACCGTCAACGACGTCCTCCGGCACGGCCCGTTGCTCGCGAAGCAGGCCGCCACGATCGACGGGATCAGTGACGGCCGACTCAAACTCGGCGTGGGCGCGGGGTGGAAGGCGGACGAGGCCGTCGCGTTCGGCTACGACTGGCCGGACGCGCCCGACCGCCTCCGGGCGATGGAGGAGACGATCGAACTCACGAGACGACTGTGGACCGGCGAGGCGGTCGACTACGACGGCGACTACTACACGCTCGACGGGGCAGTCTGCCGACCCCGGCCGGTTCAAGAACAGGGGCCGCCGATCATGATCGGCGGAGGCGGCGAGGAGTTCACGCTCCGGATCGCCGCGAAACACGCCGACGAGTGGAACTACTGGGGGCCGACGTCGGTGATGGAACGGAAACTCGACGTGTTGGCGTCCCACTGTGAGACGTACGGGACCTCCTTCGAGGAGATCGACGTCTCGTGGTTCGCCCGCTGTCTCGTCCGGGAGTCAGACGCGGAGGTCGAAGCGCTCCTCGACGACGCCCCCCGGTTCCGGGACCCGCCAGACGACGATCCGATGAGCGACTACCACAACCTGATCGGGACGCCCGCACAGATCGCGGCCGACATCGAGCGGTTCGCGGCGATCGGCGTCGACGAGGTCGACCTCGAGTTCGTCGACTTCCCCGACACGCGCGGCATGGAACTGTTCGCAGACGAGGTGCTCCCGGCGCTCGGGTGA
- a CDS encoding creatininase family protein yields MSYDGLSVDDVSWAGKTYPEIRSVGETDGSVLVVPVGSIEQHGPHMPVATDIVLADAVARGGASVAAAEDVPVLVTPPVWTGSSDHHLHWGGTITIEVATMLSVLNQIARSALQNGFDAIFFLNGHGGNSAIVNAATKTVGTAHPAVEVLATTYYFLAEPIAEEIRESRYGGMSHAGEFETSLILHLAPDLVREDEYAVDYREEPKGGYEGAFHDFFSHGPLSVYRAADAQTGPGTTGDPTLASAEKGAAIYEFLVEEVGALLGEIAANNAAKAASADGNADDDPTHRDDE; encoded by the coding sequence ATGAGCTACGACGGTCTCAGTGTCGACGACGTCTCGTGGGCCGGGAAGACGTACCCGGAGATCCGGTCGGTCGGCGAGACCGACGGGTCCGTACTGGTCGTTCCCGTCGGCAGTATCGAACAACACGGGCCCCACATGCCGGTCGCGACCGACATCGTCCTCGCGGACGCGGTGGCGCGCGGCGGAGCGTCTGTCGCGGCCGCGGAGGACGTGCCGGTCCTCGTGACGCCGCCGGTGTGGACTGGGTCGTCGGACCACCACCTCCACTGGGGCGGGACGATCACGATCGAGGTCGCGACGATGCTCTCGGTGTTGAACCAGATCGCTCGCTCGGCGCTCCAGAACGGCTTCGACGCCATCTTTTTCCTGAACGGACACGGCGGCAACTCGGCGATCGTCAACGCCGCGACGAAGACCGTCGGCACCGCACACCCGGCGGTCGAGGTGCTCGCGACGACGTACTACTTCCTCGCCGAACCGATCGCCGAGGAGATCCGGGAGAGTCGGTACGGCGGCATGAGCCACGCCGGCGAGTTCGAGACCTCGCTGATCCTCCACCTTGCACCCGACCTCGTGCGTGAAGACGAGTACGCCGTCGACTACCGCGAGGAACCGAAGGGTGGGTACGAAGGGGCGTTCCACGACTTCTTCAGCCACGGGCCGCTGTCCGTCTACCGGGCCGCAGACGCACAGACCGGCCCCGGAACGACCGGCGACCCCACCCTCGCGAGCGCCGAGAAAGGGGCGGCCATCTACGAGTTCCTCGTCGAGGAGGTCGGAGCGCTGCTCGGAGAGATCGCGGCGAACAACGCCGCGAAGGCAGCGTCGGCGGACGGGAATGCCGACGACGACCCGACACACCGTGACGACGAGTGA
- a CDS encoding alpha/beta fold hydrolase, which produces MTDQWHDLLDRGKTVSVDGIETHYYDEGEGEALVLLHGGGLTSCAELNWGAVIDPLAEHCRVIALDQPGFGFTDPRGERDHLPRERADFVAAFCREIGVDSITVAGNSRAGYQAVYLALEYPDLVKKLVVVNAGSASRKLTPEEVPGSLRSEQPTRDGAREFLEGFRDHHLIRPENHPLFRDGIPETAVDRVFEIQRRNWEWTNARSDRLQTSAESLNEALSYGGEHITAAASDVAQPALITWSTRPYEGWPRRREEPADDPAKKLVTVHPETIDAYERDEGFDMGVHLFETMPTAELHVWHDADHHVMTDQAVAWVEVVSGFVTR; this is translated from the coding sequence ATGACCGACCAGTGGCACGACCTCTTGGACCGGGGCAAGACCGTCTCCGTCGACGGCATCGAGACGCACTACTACGACGAGGGCGAGGGCGAGGCGCTCGTCCTCCTCCACGGGGGCGGACTCACCTCCTGTGCAGAACTCAACTGGGGCGCGGTGATCGACCCACTCGCCGAACACTGCCGGGTGATCGCACTCGATCAGCCGGGGTTCGGCTTCACCGATCCGCGCGGGGAGCGGGACCACCTCCCTCGTGAACGGGCCGACTTCGTCGCGGCCTTCTGCCGTGAGATCGGCGTCGACTCGATCACCGTCGCGGGGAACAGTCGGGCCGGCTACCAGGCGGTGTATCTGGCGCTCGAGTATCCCGACCTCGTCAAGAAACTGGTCGTCGTCAACGCGGGCTCTGCGTCGCGGAAACTCACACCCGAGGAGGTTCCGGGCAGTCTCCGCTCGGAGCAACCGACGAGGGACGGAGCCCGCGAGTTTCTCGAAGGGTTCCGCGACCACCACCTGATCCGCCCGGAGAACCATCCGCTGTTCAGAGACGGTATCCCCGAGACCGCCGTCGACCGGGTGTTCGAGATACAACGGCGGAACTGGGAGTGGACGAACGCGCGGAGTGACCGACTCCAGACCTCTGCGGAGTCGCTCAACGAGGCACTCTCGTACGGCGGCGAGCACATCACGGCGGCGGCGTCCGACGTCGCGCAACCGGCGTTGATCACCTGGAGCACCCGCCCGTACGAGGGGTGGCCCCGGCGGCGCGAGGAACCGGCCGACGACCCGGCGAAGAAACTCGTGACCGTGCACCCGGAGACGATAGACGCCTACGAGCGAGACGAAGGGTTCGACATGGGTGTTCACCTGTTCGAGACGATGCCGACGGCGGAACTCCACGTCTGGCACGACGCCGACCACCACGTGATGACAGATCAGGCAGTCGCGTGGGTCGAGGTCGTCTCGGGCTTCGTCACGCGGTGA